Proteins co-encoded in one Oreochromis aureus strain Israel breed Guangdong linkage group 3, ZZ_aureus, whole genome shotgun sequence genomic window:
- the LOC120433231 gene encoding high affinity immunoglobulin gamma Fc receptor IB-like yields MICQQDNMEVTLSCIRLLINTWLLLVIWDSCDAQTTFPHVVPNTSQHYEYSTVSFDCKGFDGSLGWKLMRKAADVDTACGTSWGVFSGSICIFRNVYIEDSGQYWCESGDGKKSSPVNITIAPGPVILESPLFPVMEGNTVSLHCKNGTDFTKASTSITFYKNGIFIKSISTSTLIIHNINKSHEGLYKCNISGAGESPESWLAVRSRDNTDNDMVTLLCYDQLPVLLYFLLRTVGTILWVTLLLVVLRKRQPWNDHHI; encoded by the exons ATGATCTGTCAGCAAGACAACATGGAGGTTACGCTTTCCTGCATTAGATTGT TGATAAAtacctggctgctgctggtgatttGGGATAGTTGTGATGCTCAAACAA CTTTTCCTCATGTTGTTCCAAACACTTCTCAGCACTATGAATACAGCACAGTGTCTTTTGACTGTAAGGGGTTTGATGGGTCTCTTGGATGGAAACTAATGAGGAAAGCAGCAGATGTTGATACAGCGTGTGGGACTAGCTGGGGAGTTTTCAGTGGGTCCATTTGCATCTTCAGAAATGTTTATATCGAAGACAGCGGACAGTACTGGTGTGAGAGTGGAGACGGAAAGAAAAGCAGCCCTGTCAACATCACCATTGCAC CTGGTCCTGTGATCCTGGAAAGTCCTTTATttcctgtgatggagggaaacACTGTGAGTCTGCACTGTAAAAACGGGACAGATTTCACCAAAGCCTCCACTTCCATAACCTTCTATAAAAATGGGATCTTTATCAAGAGCATCTCCACCAGCACTTTGATCATCCACAATATTAACAAGTCTCATGAAGGACTCTACAAGTGCAACATCTCAGGAGCTGGAGAATCACCTGAGAGCTGGCTGGCTGTCAGAAGCAGAGACAACACAG aCAATGACATGGTGACTCTCCTATGTTATGATCAACTCCCTGTTCTTCTCTACTTCCTGCTAAGGACTGTTGGCACCATTTTATGGGTCactctgctgctggtggtgttaAGAAAACGTCAGCCTTGGAATGACCATCATATATAG